The Vitis vinifera cultivar Pinot Noir 40024 chromosome 16, ASM3070453v1 DNA segment tttttgttttcttgttcttcttatttctagccaatcaaactctgaggatttttcctcagaggatgagaagctaggctcttcgtctcttgggaTGAAaaaagtcgggtaagtttcctcatccataaattggaagttttgttgttttagtttttaatgaagagaaagtgtgacccgttaatggtttttatctttttagttaacttaaaacgcctttaactcacctgggccaacacttgataaggcaagtgatctccatccattgagatgcacttgtttatctcttgcgagcctttgggaggtggtttagaggtaggattttctagaatagccaacacttggtaagcttttggactccaaagagacatccattagttatctcttgcgagattttgacgggtaatccaaggttaaagatcaccttgaatggtaaatgctaggtgagaggcatgagccattacaagatgcatcagtgagagggatttagtgtttgaacccattaaagggaagcatctgtaccacaccggttagagaattaactatatgttaattctctaatgcgaggaaaagaaacaagtgatcggaactctcctttttgtatgaggaacctgagcttagtgatctaaactccaagaaacacttttcttagtaagtaaaatcagttactatttttggttagtttaaaactaaacctttttcatttaaacatctttatgttttcttttaaagctaaccttgaaatgaaaagacaccaattcagctttgaattaatatcaattgtgaagtgaaaacccatcccagtgaacgaccctagagccactatgctatgctagctaaggctatcctagtacatggtgtaataggttataaattttgttgattactcccttatgaggaccacaatcaagggacaccagctggacacgtatcaaatggcaccattgtcagggaccattgagagaacatgaatcagctgagacaccaattgggaacgaatcaaatggcgccgttgtcagggatggtgccactttacagtgatatgaccttttcagagtacttgtgatcttcatcacaagtttggtgacttttcttttctttttactaactctttttatttgcttattttttctttgttcatattttagtataccttttatttagtttttagtttaccttaattttttcttagaattgtttttcttttgtttgcttttgttttctctgtttttaattcacaaattgctagttgtgcatgccatattgaatacgagacagcagaggaagccatgaacttcatgagttatgtgggtgaagtttcaagaggatgggatgaaccaaatgctagagatatgggaagaatgacgtctcaacctaatgctaagggtgagatgtatattttgaatgacgacATAGATATGAtggcaaagattgcagctatggcaaggagattggaagagctagaaatgaagaagatgcaagaagtgcaagacATCTCTTAGACagcattgcaagctatgccttgtgccatttgtcgatcatatgagcacttggtggatgagtgtcctaccattccaacggTGAGAGAAATggttggtgattgcaacacctacaattccaattggagggaccatccaaatttctcttggaaaccacagccacctcagtactagcaacctgctcaagcacctcagcaagcctcaaaccttcatcaagctatggtgaatcttagcaaggtcgttGGAGACTTTATTGgagctcaaaaatccatcaatgctcagctcagtcaaagaattgacagtgtagagagttcattgaacaaaaagatggatggagtgcaaagtgatctatctcagaagatagataatctccaatattcaatctcaaggtttgccaaccttaacaaagtgcaagagaaagaaaactctccttctcaacctcatcaaaatcaaaagggtatccatgaaatggaggctgaGGAGAGagataaagaggttgatctgcccacattcAAGCTAGATCAtgaggtagagagtgaaacagagaaagaaaagagggaggaaatcaaaggaaagaaaaaggggaaaagcatagagaaagatgactatatacaaggagaaccacagaggatagtcatcaaggaagaaatgatgaaactcatgcctccacctttcacccaagctttgtatggaaaaatcatacaaagcaagtctcaagtgagggatgcaaacttcatatgggatccgggcaagcccATGGACTGTCCTTCGATTGAGCAAAGCTCTTGACATGTTGGAAGGTGATGTTGAACCATTGCAACTACCCCCTAAACCTAGCTTCTATTATCTTGAAATATCAGCTTTGGATCAAGAGAACAAACCAATGGGGGTTCTAATTTCCTCACATAATGCAAGTATTACAATTAGCTTAGATGGGAGGTAACTCAGCAATGTATCTACTTGCaaatgctctctctctctctctctctctctctctctctctatatatatatatatatatatatatatatatatatatatatatatatatatatatatatatatatatgtaaattaatgcgCTATCTAAACATGTAAGCCAATTCCCTTTATTTTTAGATTCTTAGGTATATATAGTTGTAAAGCTAGAGAGGTTTgagtaatttattttgtaatgcaTCTGTAAGCAGCAACCCTcacaattcaaaattcataggccaatttttagcatttttttttagttgccATGTAGGATGATTCATAAGCAAGCATTCTTatatgatgaaaatcacaatGTTAAATTGATGTAACTTCTGCCTCTAAATGGGGttgtttacttaatttttatttttaaatgaaatgaatatgaGATACCCTGACAAAGGGTTGTCTCTTTATATGATCCAACACCTAGCTATTTTAAAAAGAGTTTCAGCTCCTTACTTTAATCATGTGAGATGCAGGGGAGGCAAAAACTACTTTTTATAGGGGCATATTATGAATAAATTTGGTACTAGATAGTAAATCTTGCACTGAGGTAGAAAAATATTATGCATTGGAAGGCTGCCATATTGCTCTTAGTCAATGAGAATGGTGGTGCTTGAATGGCAACGGAAGCAAAGAGAGGATAGGATTTATGTTTGTGTATTGCAGAAGCTTAGgttaagaaaagagaaaaaaatatcactTTTCCCTTCTAACATAATTGgcttagaaaaaatattatgttaataacaaaaacttctaAAAATGTGCAAGACtaatcaagtaaaaataaaaatagacgGTTTTAGTTTGAAACTCATGCAAGACTTGACAAAAAGTAACATTCCCGAATGTTACCAGTTCCGGTACATAGACCAAACGATACAATGCAAGTAAAAGTTCCTTGAGTCATGGAGATATAGAACAACATATAAGTTATCATGCTTGCATATCCACCATTTAAGTTTCCAACTGTCATTTATTTCTTTACAAATCATGATGATTTTTCCTATGAAGTACCTTCGATATAAAGCCAATCCATAAGTTCTCTTAAAGCCACTTATTAATTCTCCTGtccatttattatatttttgtttaggaAAAAATCTCTTTGACAAACAATATTATCTAAATAGCAACAATAACCTTACATGGATGGATGAGTACAACATGGTCAATCTCTAGGCTGCATGCTCATAGTAATAAAAAGGATAAATTAGTTTTCACTCTATTAATTCTGAGATGACTGCCAACTCTTGTTGAAGAGATTTTTTACGCCTTCTAATGTTTGTTCTTGTTGAATCTATGGAATCAAAAGGGTTGGGTGGCATGGTTAACTTGTCTCCTCCTTCCAACATTTGAATCACAACTTTTATGGAAGGGCGGTCTATTGGACACCATTGAATGCACCAAAGTCCCACAATTGTTAGCTTCTTTGCAATTTTAATGTCTCCCTCTTCCTCAATTCGAATACACACCTCTTCCCCCTTATCTAATTGGTTATAAACCCATTCTGGGAAGTATACTTGGTTAGCCTTCTCCATTGTGACATCAATATTCTTCCTTCCTCCTACCATTTCCAGTAgcaacattccaaaactataaatatCTGACTTATAGGACACATTTCCAAAGTTCCTTGATAATACTTCTGGTGCAATATAGCCCATGGTCCCTCTTGCTGTTGTCATTGAAACTGCACTTTGTTCCTTGGAACACAATTTGGCTAGACCAAAATCAGAGATTTTTGGATTGAAGTTTTGATCAAGCAAAATATTATGaggtttgatatcaaaatggagAATTCTTTTGTCACAACCTTGGTGAAGATACTCAATTCCTTTGGCTATGCCTAAAGCAATATTTTGAAGCGTCTCCCACCTAAGTGAACAATCCTTGacagattttgaaaatatatacttCTCCAAAGACTCATTTGGTAAGAACTCATAAATTAAAGCTCGTTTAACTCCATCAGCACAAAATCCAACCAAGCGAACCACATTGACATGATGGATCCTACCCATTGTTCCCACTTCATTAATGAactcttctccattttcttttgaattgttTAGGATCTTTACTGCAACAAGAACATCACTAGAAAGCCTTCCTTTATAGACAGTTCCATAACCGCCTTGACCCAATTTTTCCTTGAAATGATTTGTAATCTTCTTAACATCAGCGTAGGAGTATCTTGAGGGCTTGAGAGCTTTATAGTCTTCTAAAAACTGTTCTATCTTTTTTGTACTCTCTCTTTCTAATTTGTCTGAGCTATACACATGATAGAGTCTGATGACAAGAAGCAGCAGAAGACAGAAACTGAGGATTACCGCTGCATGTgatcagaaaagaaaaaaaaagggttttctaAATAACtgcaaaaagaattaaatagtAATCTTTTCTCTCTTACTAATCCTTAATCAAAAGGAAGTATGAGTGAGTAGAAAGTCACCTGTAACCAGTTTGTTTTTTGATACACCTGTAaggaaaataatacaaatattagATTGTTAAGCTTGGGAAGCCCCTCTCATCACTAGTATGTGTGTCATAGTGATCACCATGGATCTACCACACTGGTCCAATCCTaagttaagaaaataataataaaaataaaataaaaagtcaaagaaaagaaaaaaatttatcttatttattgttatattttcCTTCCCTCTTCTGctcttgttttttcttctgcTTTGATATTTTCAAGATCCaattcatatataatttatctACAACAAACGAACCCCCTAAAATAAGTAGTATGATCAGGATTTAGAATGGCACAGAGGAAGCAGATTGATTAGAGAGGAATGAATCCATATTGTACCTTTTGCTGGCTTATCAATACATTCAGTTTCAGGTTCTTTGCCAACATTGCTCTTCAGTCTGCATTTCTTACCTTCTCTTTCGCAGTTTCCACATATCAATTCTGACCACgttaaggaaaaataattttccccaTTAACTATATCTTCTGGGAGAATAACGTCGTAAATCTTGTGGCAAGAGGATAGGTCCAAGAGTTCAAGAATATTGTCAGAATCAACAGCATAGACTGGGTTGCTGAGGAGAACGGTGCAAGGGATGGACGAAAAATAATGTGAGTGTGTTTTTTCTGAGGAACAATTGAAGAAGGTGTAGTCAACTAGGTAGTTGGAACTTGCAAGTTTGAACTGGAAGGGAGAGGCAGACAAAGTAAGGTTTTGAAGCTGTCTTTGAAGGCAAAAATCTGGGTCATGGACGATAATCTCCTGAGAGTTGTAATTTATCTTCTTCACTGAAAGGCTTACGGAATATGGCAGCTCTAGGATGGTCTGCTTCTTTTCTATACAAGATATCTCAAACCCGGGATAGCCACAATGATATGGCTGGTCTTTTAGCCGGAAGGGGAACCTGATAACTGGGCCATGGTTGCTGCATCTTGATACCTTGCACTCATCTTGGCTCGCTCCAATCTCTACAAACCATCTCATAAACAAGAACAGAAACAAAGAGATGACCATTTTTAAGCAATTGCTCATCCCCATAGCTTTTGGTCTGTTCCTCCAGCCTTTTttattgattcaatttttttgtatttttgaagGAAAGAACTCCTATATATTCAATTCCAAAATGAACTAGAAAGGGAAAAGGAGATATGATCCTATGCCACTTGCTTCACTTTAGACAGCTTGACTCCTACAATGGGAAGCATACGGTAAACTTCCTTGATATTTGCTACGTGGACAAGGTTTGCTGACAACTCCAATGTACCTAGTTGTGGTTGTACATTGATGATGACCCGGCCGGCCAAATAtgatgagggaaaaaaaaatcaaagattttGGGTAGTTGATTGTGACACCAATGCATAGTCAAAGAAAGTTGAACTCTAAGCTGGCTTAGCCCATTGGGATGTAATTTTATCTTCTTCTGAAACTTGGGGATGCCCAAAACCAAGGCATGCAGCTTCTCTTTCTGAATCTGAACTTATGACGGTGAGAGAAGTAAAACTTGTGGGAGCAGTCCCCATAACACTCCTCCATGtctgttttctttcattttgtgaTGCTAGTGAAAACCAGCCCTGCAGTCTCTCTTCTCGCGGAGATATTCGAAACATCACCAACCTTTTCAATTAAAAGGTGGTAAGCCCAGCTTTGGTAATCCTTATCCGGCATATGAATTGGTTTGTGGAATCAACCATGCAATCTTTTAAGGCAAATACCATGTTGAGGAGATCAATTACCATAACTACACCATTAGAGTAGTAGTTGCCGGGTGTacacaaaattttctaataagaaAATTGTAGATAAAATTGTAAACTTACTCTATTTATGAAGTTAGAAATAGTCTCTAATATGTTCTTTGATTCTTCTTAAGCTTTAGTCGAGCCTTGGTTTGGACCCTACCGCGTCTTGAGCTTGGGCTTCAACTTTAACTTGTCTTGGACTTGAACTCTAGCTTGTCTTAAGTTTTGGCTTGGACCTTTGGGCTTGGGCTTTGGCCTGTCTTAGGCTTAGCTTGGGCTTGGACTTCGGTGTAGCTAATGTTCACCAAGGGCGTGAATGTTTGATCTCagattgaagatttgaatcttGGAAGGTTTGATCTTCAAATTTTCGAAGGCTTGGTCTTCAAATCATCAAAGGCTTGatcttcaaatcttcaaagcttgattttcaaaccttcaaagcttgattttcaaaccttcaaaagCTTGATCTTTAAATCTTTAATTTGAAGACTTGATATTCAAATCTTTAAATGCTTgattttcaaatcttcaaagcTTGAAGAACTCCTTGTGCTTGGGGTAACTTTCTTCAACTCTTCTCAAGTGTGGAAGTATCTTATTTTCTGTTTTGTGTATGTTTTTTAAAGTTCTCTATTTATAAGGGTTAAAAGATACATATTTGGATAGTTTTCTCTATTTCttacaaatattatttcttaatcaAAGTTAACATTTAGGGAGATTATTAGACGTCACATTTGGAGTCTTAACCTTggaatattattctttaattaaaaattaatatttaggaAAGTTGGAAAGCATATTTGgatacttttaatttatttttttaatgagattttcatcaaattactaagtttgcttaaattcttttgataataacctttaatgataaattatctctaatgaaaattttaaaaatacttatttttaaattggaaactctagtttaataaagaaatttccaatttatgagattttgaaacttTGAGAGTACCTTCTCCTAGTGGAAACTTTTAATTcctcaaaaatacttttaaggaaaatatttaaaatccttTCCTCATAATATTTACTTTCCTTATCGGGATTTGTGCATCTAACCTACTTTGGGACAGATCAGCCACTTCGCCCTTCGGGCCGTTGGGCCATACAGTGGAATGCAGTCTCCCAGACGGCTTGCCTACCCAAACGGCCATGAGAGAGTGGAGGACCACAGGACGGCCTTGGAGAGGGGGTCCCATAGAGGTATAGGGGAAGAAGGGCATAACAGAGAGAGGGGAGCATAATAGAAAGAAGAGCAGAATAGAGAGGAGATCTATCAGTTTGCATCCTCTTAGAGATAAGTTCTTCATTGTCAAATCAGTGCTCCTTTgtacatttattttgtttgctaTTATTAAGACTGGTTGGGTGTTTTGGTGTGGTCATCAAGACCTATTTGCTTGTTGTTGATTTTGGGTATGGATATCATGTCATGTATTTGGCTTCTTTGCTATGCTTTGGATTGTTTGGGCTGGGTTATAGTGTGTTCATGTTTCACTTTTATTGGGTTTTATCGAGATTAGTTTGGTATTGCTTTAGTTTTTTTGTGAGATGCCCACGATcatgttttgatttctatttaaaatatgtttggttttgCCCACCTATTTAAACCCGTTGATTGGAAGCATGAAACACAGCTTTTATCGgttctttttgtttctattcTCTATGCTCTGTTTTTGGATACCTTCCCCTGTTTCTGGTGCTTATCTGTGATGACGCTTCTGGATATTGTAGGAGCATGGAATCTTCGAACCTAGCCCCGTCTAGAACTACCCCCACAAAACACATTGGAACCTTGCTCTACTTCTATCGCAAGCCTCAGTATATCTATGAATGATCTACATCTGCCAATAGATATCAGCAGTACATCACTTGAATCTTTAGACAACCGTTACAGTTCAGGCTCCTCATGTATTAATATCAAAGATGGCTCAAATTTGATTTCCATGAAGA contains these protein-coding regions:
- the LOC100268108 gene encoding rust resistance kinase Lr10-like, producing MRWFVEIGASQDECKVSRCSNHGPVIRFPFRLKDQPYHCGYPGFEISCIEKKQTILELPYSVSLSVKKINYNSQEIIVHDPDFCLQRQLQNLTLSASPFQFKLASSNYLVDYTFFNCSSEKTHSHYFSSIPCTVLLSNPVYAVDSDNILELLDLSSCHKIYDVILPEDIVNGENYFSLTWSELICGNCEREGKKCRLKSNVGKEPETECIDKPAKGTIWIHSSLINAAVILSFCLLLLLVIRLYHVYSSDKLERESTKKIEQFLEDYKALKPSRYSYADVKKITNHFKEKLGQGGYGTVYKGRLSSDVLVAVKILNNSKENGEEFINEVGTMGRIHHVNVVRLVGFCADGVKRALIYEFLPNESLEKYIFSKSVKDCSLRWETILHFDIKPHNILLDQNFNPKISDFGLAKLCSKEQSAVSMTTARGTMGYIAPEVLSRNFGNVSYKSDIYSFGMLLLEMVGGRKNIDVTMEKANQVYFPEWVYNQLDKGEEVCIRIEEEGDIKIAKKLTIVGLWCIQWCPIDRPSIKVVIQMLEGGDKLTMPPNPFDSIDSTRTNIRRRKKSLQQELAVISELIE